One window from the genome of Salvia splendens isolate huo1 chromosome 9, SspV2, whole genome shotgun sequence encodes:
- the LOC121747204 gene encoding villin-4-like, with product MSISIKDLDPALQGAGHKAGIEIWRIENFHPVAVSQSSHGKFFTGDSYVILKTTALKSGALRHDLHYWLGKETSQDEAGVAAIKTVELDAALGGRAVQYREVQGQESQKFLSYFKPCIIPQQGGFSSGFNHVEPEEHPNRLYVCKGKHVVNVNEVPFARSSLNHDDIFILDTASKIFQFNGSNSSIQERAKALEVVQHIKDTCHDGKCEIAAVEDGKLMADAAAGEFWNIFGGFAPLPRKVHTAPKSPRIVHPKLFCVEKGEAIPIQADSLAKELLDSTKCYLLDCAMEVFVWVGKSTSLEDRKTLSSTVHELLQKLNRPEAQTVRVMEGFETVMFKGKFDSWPDSTSPKHQDAKGKVAELLKRQGVNVKGLVKAEVLQEDERQTYIDCTGDLQVWSVNGNQKTILEGPYLSQFYSGDCYIFQYSYPGEDREEYLIGTWFGNKSVEEDRVAASAQASKMVENMKFFPAQARICEGFEPVQFFAIFQSFIIFKGGLSAGYKNSLAQKGLEDDTYSEEGLALFRIQGTGPDNMQAIQVDPVCSSLNSSYCYILNSGASALTWLGSSTTTDEQELAERWLDILKPDVQSRFQREGAESEQFWGLIGGKKSEYPKQKMTRVAEGDPHLFSCTTSNGDLKVDEVYNFDQDDLMTEDIFIVDCHSDIYVWIGQMVETKNKTNALNLGEKFLERDILGEKISKQAPIYIITEGNEPAFFTRFFTWDSRKCAMHGNSFQRRMAIVKHGGTPPVEKPRRRIPVGMAGRSGAPEKAQQRSRSLSVAPERNRVRGRSPAFNTLASTFESSNARNLSTPPPMVNKLYPKSVEIPDVTIQRSAAIAALTKGFEKPAPARQLIFPRSIRAGRDVPKPRGEPQTIDEDTKEDEGEDEGLTTHPYDRLRTNSTDPAPDIDATKREAYLSAEDFKSKFGMSKSDFYKFPKWKQNKIKTALELF from the exons ATGTCTATTTCAATAAAGGATTTGGATCCTGCTTTACAAGGGGCAGGACATAAAGC AGGGATTGAGATTTGGCGAATCGAAAATTTTCATCCTGTTGCAGTCTCACAATCTTCACATGGAAAGTTTTTCACTGGTGATTCTTATGTGATTCTAAAG ACAACTGCCTTGAAGAGTGGCGCCCTTCGTCATGACCTTCACTATTGGCTGGGTAAAGAAACTAGCCAGGATGAAGCTGGTGTGGCTGCTATCAAGACGGTCGAGCTAGATGCAGCACTTGGTGGGCGTGCTGTTCAGTATCGTGAAGTACAAGGCCAAGAATCGCAGAAGTTCCTTTCCTATTTTAAGCCATGTATAATCCCTCAACAAGGTGGATTCTCCTCAGGTTTTAACCATGTTGAGCCCGAAGAGCATCCGAACCGCTTGTATGTGTGTAAAGGAAAACATGTCGTTAATGTGAACGAG GTGCCTTTTGCTCGGTCGTCTCTAAATCATGATGACATCTTCATTTTAGATACAGCGTCTAAAATATTTCAGTTTAATGGCTCCAACTCTTCGATTCAAGAGAGGGCTAAAGCACTGGAAGTTGTTCAGCATATAAAAGATACATGTCATGATGGGAAATGTGAAATAGCAGCTGTTG AAGATGGAAAGTTAATGGCTGATGCTGCGGCCGGAGAATTTTGGAATATCTTTGGTGGCTTTGCTCCACTTCCGAGGAAAGTACACACCGCACCCAAGAGCCCTCGTATTGTTCATCCTAAGCTTTTCTG CGTCGAGAAAGGAGAGGCGATACCCATTCAGGCTGATTCATTAGCAAAGGAGTTGTTGGACTCAACTAAATGTTATCTTCTCGATTGCGCGATGGAAGTATTTGTTTGGGTGGGCAAAAGTACTTCTCTTGAGGACCGGAAAACTCTGAGCAGCACGGTTCAT GAATTACTGCAAAAACTAAACAGGCCAGAGGCTCAGACAGTTCGCGTAATGGAGGGGTTTGAGACAGTGATGTTCAAGGGAAAGTTTGATTCATGGCCTGATTCAACCAGCCCGAAACATCAGGATGCTAAAGGAAAGGTAGCAG AACTTCTAAAGCGCCAAGGAGTGAATGTGAAGGGTCTTGTGAAAGCAGAAGTTCTCCAAGAAGATGAACGTCAAACATATATAGACTGCACAGGCGATCTACAG GTTTGGAGCGTTAATGGTAACCAGAAGACGATACTCGAAGGACCTTATCTGTCGCAGTTTTACAGTGGTGATTGCTATATCTTCCAATATTCTTATCCAGGGGAAGATAGAGAGGAATATCTTATAGGGACATGGTTTGGAAATAAAAGTGTTGAG GAAGACAGGGTAGCAGCAAGTGCACAGGCTAGCAAGATGGTTGAGAATATGAAGTTCTTCCCAGCTCAG GCTCGCATTTGTGAAGGATTCGAGCCGGTTCAGTTCTTTGCCATTTTCCAGAGCTTCATCATCTTCAAG GGTGGTCTTAGCGCAGGATACAAGAACAGCCTTGCGCAGAAAGGACTAGAAGATGATACATACTCAGAGGAAGGACTTGCGTTGTTTCGTATTCAAGGGACAGGACCTGATAATATGCAAGCAATACAAGTAGACCCT GTGTGCTCGTCGTTGAATTCCTCCTACTGTTACATACTAAACAGTGGTGCCTCGGCTTTGACCTGGCTGGGAAGTTCCACCACCACGGATGAGCAGGAGCTTGCAGAGAGGTGGCTCGATATTTTGAAG CCGGACGTGCAGTCTAGATTTCAACGAGAAGGTGCGGAATCTGAGCAGTTTTGGGGTCTCATTGGCGGAAAAAAATCAGAGTATCCAAAGCAGAAAATGACAAGAGTGGCTGAAGGAGACCCTCATCTGTTCTCATGCACTACATCCAATG GAGATCTAAAG GTGGATGAGGTATATAATTTCGACCAGGACGATCTTATGACTGAAGATATATTTATCGTGGATTGCCACTCCGACATTTATGTCTGGATCGGGCAAATGGTCGAAACGAAAAATAAGACGAATGCTTTAAATCTAGGGGAG AAATTTCTTGAGCGTGACATTCTTGGCGAAAAAATATCGAAGCAAGCCCCTATCTATATCATTACAGAAGGGAACGAGCCTGCATTTTTCACACGTTTCTTCACTTGGGACTCGAGAAAATGTGCA ATGCACGGTAACTCTTTCCAAAGAAGAATGGCTATAGTCAAACACGGTGGAACTCCACCGGTGGAA AAACCAAGGAGGAGAATACCTGTCGGGATGGCTGGGAGATCCGGTGCACCAGAAAAAGCGCAGCAACGGTCTAGGAGCCTGTCTGTGGCCCCAGAGAGAAACCGCGTACGAGGAAGATCCCCAGCATTCAACACTCTAGCATCAACATTCGAGAGTTCTAACGCAAGAAACCTCTCAACTCCTCCTCCTATGGTGAACAAGCTCTACCCAAAGTCGGTCGAGATTCCAGATGTAACCATCCAGAGATCAGCAGCCATAGCAGCACTCACTAAAGGTTTTGAGAAACCTGCACCCGCCCGCCAGCTCATCTTCCCTCGCTCCATTAGAG CGGGCCGCGACGTCCCCAAGCCTAGAGGTGAACCACAGACCATAGATGAGGATACGAAGGAAGATGAAGGTGAAGACGAAGGACTCACAACGCATCCTTATGATCGCCTCAGAACAAACTCCACTGATCCAGCTCCAGACATTGATGCCACTAAGCGCGAA GCATATTTGTCAGCAGAAGATTTCAAGTCGAAATTCGGGATGAGCAAGAGTGATTTCTACAAGTTTCCGAAATGGAAACAGAATAAGATAAAGACAGCTCTAGAATTGTTCTGA
- the LOC121749415 gene encoding serine/arginine-rich splicing factor RSZ22A-like, which produces MPREKTVTPTPPTPQQNFRDKRKGDGNREPFDNKRFQGTPNSARGKGKQAAPYQSGDFRQRAPPCAKCQKNHMGECRVGTNVCYKCGGVGHFAKECSSNNNTGVGGIPNGPRGNPTPPQQPQQRRQPYPTQARAYALGRKQAKVPTGRSKTR; this is translated from the coding sequence atgccacgggaaaAGACAGTTACACCCACACCGCCGACCCCACAGCAGAATTTCCGAGATAAGAGGAAGGGGGACGGGAACCGCGAaccctttgacaacaagaggttccagggTACCCCAAACTCTGCTCGGGGCAAAGGAAAGCAAGCTGCTCCATAccaaagtggagatttccgtcagagagcacctcccTGCGCCAAGTGCCAGAAGAACCACATGGGGGAGTGCAGAGTCGGGACAaacgtgtgctacaagtgtggtggagtTGGACACTTCGCCAAAGAGTGCTCGAGCAACAATAACACTGGAGTTGGGGGAATACCGAATGGGCCTCGAGGGAATCCCACACCACCTCAGCAACCACAACAGCGTCGCCAACCATATCCcactcaagctagggcctatgccttgggacgcaagcaagcTAAAGTCCCCACAGGGAGATCCAAAACaagataa